The genomic window CCCTCCTTGGCATCCCGTGATGTTAAAGACCTGTTTGCCGTCACCTGTGTGGAGCGATCTGAGAACCGGCGGCGGATGTGCCCCGGTCAGGGTGTTTTACGTGTCCGGGTGTCGCGTGTCGATCCGATAGAGAGTCAATCCGTCGCCGACGGCATCGCGTGCGGTGAGGCAGCTACGGGCACGTGGTCCCGAAGGCGCCCACCAGCGTGGCCAGGTCGTGGCCGTCCACGTCGCCGTCGCCGTTGTAGTCGCCGCTGCCGCTGAGGCCGTAGTTCGCGGCGAAGATGGCCAGATCCGCGGCGTTCACCTGCCGGTCGCCGTTGAGGTCCCCCGGGCAGGGGGCGGCGTTTGGGGCGATGGTGTAGGAGTAGGCAATGGTTCCGGCACTGGTATAATAATCGACTATGGCTTGCGTGGGCGTGATGGAAATGCGCAGATGGCCCACACTGGTCAACCGTCTGATCGTAATATAATCGCCATGATCGCCTTCGACATAAACGCCGCTGAATGCCGAAGCCGCGCCTGCCGAGGGAAGTGCCTGATAGACGATTCCGTTTCGCATCTCGTAGACATACTGGTGGTCGTGCCCGTGGAAGTAGGCGCTGACGCCGTTTTCAACCATGAACTGGTGAATCGGCTGCGTGCCGAAGAAGTCCGCATCGCGATGATCCGCGAAACCCTCCGTCCCGTTGGCGTTTTTCCCGCCCCACTCGAAATACCCAGCTGCTTGGGCACCTCCGCGCACATATCCGGGGCCTGCTCCGGAGATCCACAGGTTCGGGATCCCGCCGACCATCTGGTGTGAGAGAACAAACTTGTATTTTGCGGTGCTGTTCTGAATCACCTGCTTGAGCCAGTTGAACTGCTGGGCCCCCAGGGTCCAGCTCCACTGGTCACCCGTAACCGCGTCGTCGGATCCTTCACCTGCCACGGGAGTGTAAGGCAGATTCATCGTATACTGAAACGGGTCGATGACCACGAACAGCGCATCGCCCCATTCCCAGGCATAGTAGTTCTCCCGCAGCTCGTCGCCGTAGGTTGCCTCGTCGATCCTGGCCAGTGGGTCCGTGTTTCCTGAATAGAAGCCGTTGTTCACCGGTGTGGGGTAGTACGCCTTTCTGGCCTGGATGCTCGCCACGCCGATGCTGAAGGGCGTGTCATCCAGGTTCCAGCCCTCTTCGTTTTCGTGATTCCCCGATGCAAGGAATATTGGAACGGAATGACCGATGGCACCAAAGTACGACTGACCTCGGAATAGCAGATATCGATTGTTCACTGCAGTTTGTGAAGTTGTATTATCGGTATAGAAGGTGTCACCGAGGTCGATATTGAAATCCGGCGGGTCAGCAATGATTTGTTGCAGCACCTGCTGATTGAACGTGCCGTGCGCATCGGACGTTATCGTAAACGTGTAGGTGCTGCCCCGGGCGCGCTGCGTATGGAAGGAACGTTCGGCGCGTGTCACCCAGTCATCCATCGCGTCCCCGGGTGCATGGTAGCGCATCCGGTAGTAATACCTCGTGTTGGCGGTCAACCCGGTGAGCGTGACTTCGTGGGGCTGGCCGGCGGCTGCTGTCTGGTTGGGCGTCTGTCCCGAATAAACCCCCGGGGATGTTCCGTACTGGTAGTGATACTCGATGGTCGAGTCAGGAACAATGTTGACCGTGATGGAGGTGTTTGTCGGCTTGCCGAGCAGCTCCTCTCCCGTAAAGGTGATAGGGGTTGCCGCATAGAGCAGGCCGGGTGCGGAAGACAGGGCGAGGAGGCATACAAAAGAACACAGGAAAGTGAGGAATCTGGAAGCTCTCATGGGTATACCCCCTCGCGGCCCGATGCAGACCGCAGACGTCTTTCTGATTCGAACACGGCCCGGACAGAACCCGCGAAACCCCCTCATCCCCCTGATCGGGAAGAGGGAAGGAGGAGCCGGTTACTTCCTGAAACGGCGGCGGAAGGCCACCAGGCCCAGCAGCCCCGACCCGAGCAGCCACACCGCACCGGGGATGGGGGTGATGACGACGTTGTCAATGCCTATGATCTGGTCGGGCCTGAGGCCAATTGCGTTGTCATCCACCCACCGCAAGTACAAGTTTGTGCCCACATTCCATGCTGAATTCAAATTTATAACAGCATTGGTAATCGAATATACATTGTAGTCAAGACTACCGAGAGTGCCGTTTTGCGGGATATTTGCACTCGTAGGATTCAAGGCTGATACATTGTACCATGTAGCATTGGGGGCTAAGCTGAACGAATAGAAAAGCTGATAACCGGGGAGCGTTTCAACTGATGGTTCCGACGACAATGAGTTGTCCCAGCCGTTATGAAACTTAACGATATCGTAGCTCACAGTGATCCGGTTGAGAGCGCTGGCGGTATTGTTCGTAAGTTCAAGCTGGAAAGCCGCCCCGGCATTTGTGTCAGGCGAGCTGGATATCACGCGGTTGCCTGTGTCTGTCGAACGGGCGATGTTATACCATCGATTTTGACTGTAAGTGGTGCTACCAATGCCTGTGTCGAGCATCGCTGACGCTGCACTCTGGTTTGATGCAGACGTCATACTTTGAACACTTCCCGTACCTGTTGCCGGTATGTACGTACTCCAAGTACCGCCGCCACTGGTGTCGGAATAATAGAAGCTCCATCCGCTGGGCAGTGTGGTGCCACTCGTTCCTAAAGAATTAAAGTCCTGTGAATAGACGCCGGTAAATGAATATGCCTGTGCTGTCCCACTGGAAAACAGTAGAAACACCGCCGACACCGCAATGCACCATCCTGTTCTTTTTGTTGTTCTTTTCATTTCTTCCTCCCTCCGTTTATCGTTAAGGTTGAATCCACTTGCCATTCATTCTCGTGCCGGAGCCTCTTGTCGTTCCTTCTTGAAGAGGGAACGAGGAGGATTCTATTTCCTGAAGCGGCGACGGATCGCTGCCAATCCCAAGAGCCCTGTCCCTAACAACCAGACCGCGCCGGGGATGGGGACGGGTGCGGTCTCCATCTTTGCAACGGAGAACTCGTGCCGCTGGTTCAGCAGTGGCAGCCAGCCCGGCGCACGGAACGTGATGCTGCTCACCGGGACGCTGGAATCGATCATCAGCATCAGTTCCCCGTTCGTCCCGGGCGTCTGGTCGGGCAGTGCTTGGAAGCTGATCCAGGCGCCGGTTCCGTTCAACTGGTAGGCGCCCCGCTCGAGGTAGCCGCTTTCGTTGAAGAGATCCGTCAGGAGCACGCTCGAGAGCTGCACCGGGGCGGCGAAACCGATCCGGAGCCGCTCCACGCCCTCGATCTCGTCGTTCTCGTAACTGTACC from Syntrophaceae bacterium includes these protein-coding regions:
- a CDS encoding VPLPA-CTERM sorting domain-containing protein, with the protein product MKYASIAAILVLFMAGTATASTVDFRTSAFSGAMNQPTFAAGIGGNTVTLTALPTGARIWWDSTDGLGVRYSYENDEIEGVERLRIGFAAPVQLSSVLLTDLFNESGYLERGAYQLNGTGAWISFQALPDQTPGTNGELMLMIDSSVPVSSITFRAPGWLPLLNQRHEFSVAKMETAPVPIPGAVWLLGTGLLGLAAIRRRFRK